One genomic window of Euwallacea fornicatus isolate EFF26 chromosome 7, ASM4011564v1, whole genome shotgun sequence includes the following:
- the LOC136340303 gene encoding nucleolar protein 12-like, producing the protein MALVNVKRTKKKSKNRSSKVNLVFDEEKRRDFLTGFRKRKLQRKKHAQEKLELELKEERKRLKAEAKESYKKLVVSHRDIPELEKYLPSTEYEEDDVTVKLVELSASDIAKQNNWIGANEPKYELEEDSDDGDKEDEAEEIPGMELSAKTNRVKKEVSKEFQTEKQIKKELKKQATKKVQKSKVFQRKNKLEQQKQKKKSFKMKKQNEAVRQKFGKKRTNSRNHKK; encoded by the exons ATGGCGTTGGTAAACGTCAAACGTacgaagaaaaaatcaaaaaatcgcTCCAGCAAAGTGAATTTGGTATTCGATGAGGAAAAGAGAAG AGATTTTCTCACAGGCTTTCGCAAACGAAAATTGCAGCGAAAAAAACATGCCCAAGAGAAACTTGAACTAGAATTGAAAGAGGAAAGAAAACGTCTGAAAGCGGAAGCTAAGGAATCTTATAAGAAACTAGTTGTATCTCATAGAGATATTCCAGAATTAGAAAAATACTTACCGAGCACTGAATATGAAGAAGACGATGTGACTGTTAAATTAGTGGAGCTTTCGGCAAGTGATATTGCGAAACAGAACAATTGGATCGGTGCTAATGAACCCAAATATGAATTGGAAGAAGACAGTGATGATGGTGACAAAGAAGATGAAGCTGAGGAAATTCCAGGTATGGAGCTTAGCGCGAAGACAAATAGAGTGAAGAAGGAAGTATCAAAAGAATTTCAAACTGAGAAACAGATTAAAAAGGAATTGAAGAAACAGGCAACTAAAAAGGTACAAAAGAGCAAAgtgtttcaaagaaaaaataaacttgagcagcaaaagcagaaaaaaaaatcatttaaaatgaagaaacAGAATGAAGCCGTGAGGCAGAAGtttgggaaaaaaaggactaaTTCAAGAAATcataagaaataa
- the Nthl1 gene encoding endonuclease III-like protein 1, with product MKSTAKAMKSAKSSAASTVTGRTRSAKPAETVANKNSLNNPSLNIMKTDLSRFKFDSKSVLQNLESSSKKPNKAEICDIKDAKKQTIDQTEFLKKESEGKVKREHIKIKHDDIEEAVARKNVKKMPDNWEEVLENLRDMRKNFDAPVDSLGCHKCSDETASPEVIRYQALLSLMLSSQTKDEVTHAAMLRLREHGCTVENILKMSNEELGNLIIPVGFWKSKVKYIKKASEILKDQYNCDIPRTVEDLCKLPGVGPKMAHLCMKTAWGETTGIGVDTHVHRICNRLGWVKTKTPEETRKALEGWLPFELWCEVNHLLVGFGQQICIAKKPACVSCKNRNLCPYGKMGKK from the exons ATGAAATCTACGGCGAAAGCAATGAAATCTGCTAAATCTAGTGCAGCATCTACCGTCACTGGGCGTACAAGATCTGCAAAGCCGGCAGAAACCGTAGCTAACAAAAATTCTCTTAATAATCCTTCCCTCAACATCATGAAAACCGATTTGTCAAGAttcaaatttgattcaaaatctgttcttcaaaatttagaatCATCTTCGAAGAAACCAAATAAAGCTGAAATATGTGACATTAAAGATGCCAAGAAGCAAACAATTGATCAAActgaatttcttaaaaaggagAGTGAAGGAAAAGTTAAAAGagaacatattaaaattaaacatgatgATATTGAAGAAGCAGTGGCtcgaaaaaatgtaaagaaaatgCCAGATAATTGGGaagaagttttagaaaatttaagagatatgaggaaaaattttgatgcCCCAGTAGACTCTCTGGGCTGTCACAAATGCTCAGACGAGACTGCAAGCCCTGAG GTAATAAGGTATCAAGCATTACTTTCCTTAATGCTCAGCAGCCAAACCAAAGATGAAGTAACTCATGCAGCAATGCTGCGCTTACGAGAGCATGGCTGTActgttgaaaatattcttaaaatgtCTAATGAAGAGTTAGGGAATTTGATTATTCCTGTAGGGTTTTGGAAG AGtaaagtaaaatatataaagaaaGCCTCAGAAATATTAAAGGATCAATATAACTGTGATATTCCCAGAACTGTTGAAGACTTATGTAAATTACCAGGAGTGGGACCTAAAATGGCACATTTGTGTATGAAAACTGCGTGGGGGGAAACCACTGGCATTG GTGTGGATACTCATGTTCATCGAATTTGTAATAGATTAGGATGGGTGAAAACTAAGACTCCAGAGGAGACTCGAAAAGCTTTGGAGGGTTGGTTGCCATTTGAGCTGTGGTGTGAAGTTAATCATTTATTAGTTGGTTTTGGGCAGCAGATTTGCATAGCTAAAAAACCAGCATGTGTGTCttgtaaaaatagaaatttgtgCCCCTATGGTAAGATGggaaagaaataa